A single genomic interval of Oncorhynchus mykiss isolate Arlee chromosome 13, USDA_OmykA_1.1, whole genome shotgun sequence harbors:
- the LOC110486741 gene encoding eukaryotic peptide chain release factor GTP-binding subunit ERF3A, whose translation MDPRDAAPDSWEQEDDVEAPVDGKLDSEFAALNVNAKPFVPNINAVEFVPSFFQKGPSEDPDSGAEVEPVVVTMEVAETAAPVENGDSEMTTEETWDLKGVESNEEEPGGGPGGDGGPIVVEEILEEEVLEEEEDVPIIPKVVALPPDAPKKEHVNVVFIGHVDAGKSTIGGQIMYLTGMVEKRTLEKYEREAKEKNRETWYLSWALDTNQEERDKGKTVEVGRAYFETEKKHFTILDAPGHKSFVPNMIGGASQADLAVLVISARKGEFETGFEKGGQTREHAMLAKTAGVKHLIILVNKMDDPTVNWSLERYEECKEKLVPFLKKVGFNPKKDIHFMPCSGLTGANLKEPVESCTWYTGLPFIPHLDSLPNLNRASDGPVRLPIVDKYKDMGTVILGKLESGSISKAQQLVMMPNRHTVEVLSLLSDDVETDDASPGENLKLRLKGIEEEEILPGFILCNAENLCHSGRTFDAQIVIIEHKSIICPGYNAVLHIHTCIEEVQITALICLVDKKSGEKSKTRPRFVKQDQVCIARLRTAGTICLETFKDFPQMGRFTLRDEGKTIAIGKVLKLVAERD comes from the exons ATGGACCCGAGAGACGCTGCCCCTGATTCCTGGGAACAAGAGGATGATGTTGAGGCCCCGGTCGACGGGAAACTCGATTCCGAATTCGCCGCCCTCAACGTGAATGCCAAACCGTTTGTCCCCAACATAAATGCCGTCGAATTTGTCCCGTCCTTCTTTCAGAAAGGCCCCTCGGAAGATCCTGATTCCGGTG cggAAGTTGAACCAGTTGTTGTCACCATGGAGGTTGCAGAAACTGCAG CCCCGGTGGAGAACGGCGACTCTGAAATGACCACAGAGGAGACATGGGACCTGAAAGGGGTGGAGTCCAATGAGGAAGAACCAGGAGGAGGGCCTGGTGGTGACGGGGGACCAATAGTTGTTGAGGAGATTCTGGAGGAGGAAGtcctagaggaggaggaagacgtgCCAATCATACCTAAAGTGGTCGCCCTACCACCAGACGCGCCCAAGAAGGAACATGTGAACGTGGTGTTCATCGGTCATGTTG ATGCTGGCAAGTCTACCATTGGAGGACAAATCAT GTATTTAACAGGCATGGTAGAGAAGAGAACTCTGGAGAAGTATGAAAGAGAAGCCAAGGAGAAGAACAGGGAAACCTG GTACCTCTCCTGGGCTCTGGACACTAACCAGGAGGAGCGAGACAAGGGGAAGACTGTGGAGGTGGGCAGAGCGTACTTTGAAACTGAGAAAAAGCACTTTACCATCCTGGACGCTCCAGGCCACAAAAGCTTTGTGCCCAATATGATCGGAGGAGCGTCGCAGGCTGACCTGGCTGTGCTG GTGATCTCAGCCAGGAAGGGAGAGTTTGAGACAGGCTTTGAGAAGGGTGGACAGACACGGGAGCACGCCATGTTGGCCAAAACGGCGGGGGTGAAGCATCTGATCATCCTTGTCAACAAAATGGACGACCCCACAGTGAACTGGAGCCTAGAGAG GTACGAAGAATGCAAGGAAAAACTAGTGCCATTTTTGAAGAAGGTTGGCTTCAACCCCAAGAAAGACATTCACTTCATGCCCTGCTCTGGCCTCACAGGAGCCAACCTCAAGGAGCCTGTTGAGTCGTGCACTTGGTATAC AGGGTTACCATTCATTCCACATCTGGACAGTTTGCCAAACTTAAACAGAGCGAGCGACGGACCAGTCAGATTACCCATCGTAGACAAATACAAG GACATGGGTACTGTCATCCTGGGGAAACTGGAGTCGGGGTCCATCAGTAAAGCACAGCAGCTTGTCATGATGCCAAACAGG CACACAGTGGAGGTGTTGAGCTTGCTGAGTGATGATGTGGAGACAGACGATGCTTCTCCTGGAGAGAACCTGAAGCTGAGACTGAAGGGCATCGAGGAGGAGGAGATCCTGCCAGGCTTCATCCTCTGTAACGCTGAGAACCTCTGCCACTCTGGACGCACCTTTGACGCCCAG ATTGTCATCATTGAACACAAGTCCATTATCTGCCCTGGATACAATGCTGTCCTCCACATCCACACCTGCATCGAAGAAGTGCAAATTACG GCCTTAATCTGTCTGGTAGACAAGAAGTCGGGAGAGAAAAGTAAGACGCGACCGCGCTTTGTGAAACAGGACCAGGTGTGCATTGCCCGTCTGCGCACCGCCGGAACCATCTGCCTTGAAACCTTCAAAGACTTCCCCCAGATGGGACGGTTCACCCTACGGGATGAAG GTAAGACCATTGCCATTGGTAAGGTGTTGAAGCTCGTTGCTGAGAGGGACTGA
- the LOC110486740 gene encoding transmembrane protein 238-like, translating to MEPTYRGLGRCSCAFWLAVSFDIFGLLVLLIGVFADIFFYDFLIYAGAIIIFLSLVWWVFWYTGNIEVPPEELEDDVGLLKKERGIAGAVRRLSSRLSNSVRNSLRRNGGPPRGVARKAGTGLSTTHMRDAQQQPKPPPVVLTMGPLDEDMHTVSASVDTDIPVPYTATETSAI from the coding sequence ATGGAGCCAACGTATCGCGGTCTAGGTCGCTGTTCCTGCGCCTTTTGGTTGGCAGTGTCTTTCGACATATTCGGTCTGCTTGTTCTTTTGATCGGTGTTTTTGCGGACATATTCTTCTATGACTTTTTAATCTACGCCGGGGCCATCATCATCTTCCTCAGCCTCGTCTGGTGGGTGTTCTGGTACACGGGCAACATCGAGGTCCCCCCGGAGGAGCTGGAGGATGACGTCGGGCTCTTGAAGAAGGAGCGGGGCATCGCAGGTGCGGTGAGGCGGTTATCCAGCCGTCTCTCCAACAGTGTCAGGAACTCTCTGCGGCGGAATGGAGGCCCCCCCCGCGGGGTCGCGAGAAAGGCAGGGACCGGGCTGTCTACGACGCACATGAGGGATGCCCAACAGCAACCGAAGCCCCCGCCTGTCGTATTGACGATGGGGCCGCTTGATGAGGACATGCACACGGTGTCTGCATCCGTGGACACAGACATACCTGTCCCGTACACAGCTACAGAGACCTCGGCCATATGA